Proteins found in one Pempheris klunzingeri isolate RE-2024b chromosome 6, fPemKlu1.hap1, whole genome shotgun sequence genomic segment:
- the cyldl gene encoding ubiquitin carboxyl-terminal hydrolase CYLD isoform X1, translating into MTSTDQNLYFIITRKPDTPGHIKAGRICYLSKHKHKTELRKNHPQKLPVIVMDSLSELDYGLEVSSMEELSPEEAELLQALPEDAERLKWFRERDALRTALGLKEGTSVTVDKEGERLGGVIRYIGRLTQPSYSSPLTGTFFGIELQGKDKGKGDNDGRYQFKNFFPCAKDCGTFVPFSRIRPVLPHSASIPKLSPQADSEQLSPGDRVTYFTSDKCRHGMVVDVQEKDGQHIVRISTDTDENGKRGGEIEVPLQLVAKGEVPAEPDRMDVDTSPVEPDTDDLYMDLSVNSVVQVSLGTGNSYGIIRWIGTLPGRQETMAGLELEEENGVSDGTFKKERFFTCPPRRALFVKLGSCSPDSRFQSTSANHSERMLKLEGTERETEHHTGRMENVPPISTEQVNQILIGRMKGIQGHCNSCYMDAALFSLFSCSSVLDSMLFKSTEPQDAPIQKTLLYDIVNPLRSKGFVEGRHIMKLRQQLQKHGYSHSFTTDEKDPEEFLTVIMHHILALDPLLKLSAGGKVQESYCYQIFLDQNHSLVLPTVQQLLEHSFYSAGLKLAEVPSCLILQMPRFGKKFKMFDKIIPSLELDVTDLLSEGPQQCMLCGKLAQEECTDCFKDPLFSQTGFKIFCKTCSSQVHSHPQRHSHQPAPLEIPVGYLGRGVPQTLTRDKLELFAVLCIETSHYVSFIKHGPNSQDWIFFDSMADRQGERDGFNIPEVHACPEVGTYLEMSPAELAGQVPRDMKGVAKRLFCDAYMYLYQSTSMCLYR; encoded by the exons ATGACTTCTACAGACCAGAACCTGTACTTCATCATAACAAGAAAACCTGACACCCCAGGACACATCAAGGCCGGCCGCATATGCTACCTCagtaaacacaagcacaaaacagAGCTCAGAAAGAATCATCCCCAAAAGTTGCCCGTCATCGTAATGGACTCGCTTTCAGAATTAGATTACGGCCTGGAGGTGAGCAGCATGGAGGAGCTGAGTCCAGAGgaggctgagctgctgcaggccCTGCCTGAGGACGCTGAGAGGCTGAAGtggttcagagagagagacgctcTTCGGACAGCACTAGGACTAAAGGAGGGCACCTCAGTGACTGTGGACAAGGAAGGAGAGAGGCTTGGAGGCGTCATCCGCTACATCGGAAGACTGACACAGCCGTCGTATTCCTCTCCTCTAACGGGAACGTTTTTTGGCATTGAGCTGCAG GGGAAGGACAAGGGGAAGGGCGATAATGATGGACGCTACCAGTTTAAAAACTTCTTCCCCTGTGCGAAAGATTGTGGCACCTTTGTCCCATTCTCCAGAATCAGACCTGTGCTTCCTCACTCAGCCTCCATCCCCAAGCTCTCCCCACAGGCTGACAGTGAGCAGCTAAGCCCCGGGGATAGAGTCACTTACTTCACCAGCGACAAATGTCGTCATGGGATGGTGGTGGACGTGCAGGAGAAGGACGGACAACATATTGTCAGGATCTCCACA GACACCGATGAGAATggaaaaagagggggagaaatTGAGGTTCCACTTCAGCTGGTTGCCAAAGGGGAGGTGCCTGCAG AACCAGACAGAATGGACGTGGATACCTCGCCGGTGGAACCAGACACTGATGATCTGTACATGGATCTGAGTGTGAACTCTGTGGTACAGGTGTCCTTGGGCACAGGCAATTCATATGGAATCATCCGCTGGATCGGCACTCTCCCTGGTCGTCAGGAAACCATGGCAGGACTAGAGCTG gaggaggagaatggaGTGAGTGACGGCACCTTCAAAAAAGAGCGTTTCTTCACATGCCCCCCCAGGAGAGCTCTGTTTGTGAAGCTCGGCTCCTGCAGCCCAGATTCACGATTTCAGAGCACATCGGCCAATCACAGCGAGAGGATGTTAAAACTGGAAGGCACAG agagagagacggagcacCACACAGGGAGGATGGAGAATGTTCCTCCTATCAGCACGGAGCAGGTTAACCAGATTCTGATTGGACGAATGAAGGGGATCCAAGGCCACTGCAACTCCTGCTACATGGATGCTGCCCTCTTTAG CttgttctcctgctcctctgtgttaGACTCCATGCTGTTTAAATCAACAGAACCTCAAGATGCCCCAATCCAGAAAACCCTGCTCTACGACATTGTCAACCCTCTACGCAG TAAGGGCTTTGTGGAGGGGCGCCACATCATGAAGCTccggcagcagctgcagaaacacgGCTACAGTCACTCCTTCACCACTGATGAGAAGG ATCCAGAGGAGTTCCTCACTGTCATCATGCACCACATTCTTGCACTGGATCCTCTTCTCAAACT CTCAGCGGGGGGGAAAGTGCAGGAGAGTTACTGCTATCAGATCTTCTTGGACCAGAACCACAGCCTGGTGCTGcccacagtgcagcagctgctggaacATTCCTTCTACAGTGCAGGACTCAAGCTGGCAGAG GTGCCCTCCTGCCTCATCCTCCAGATGCCTCGCTTTGGGAAGAAATTCAAGATGTTTGATAAGATCATTCCGTCTCTGGAGCTGGACGTGACTGACCTCCTTTCTGAAG GTCCTCAGCAGTGCATGCTGTGTGGAAAGTTGGCCCAGGAGGAGTGCACCGACTGTTTCAAAGATCCTCTTTTTAGTCAGACGGGGTTCAAAATCTTCTGCAAGACGTGTTCATCTCAG gtgcACTCTCATCCTCAACGTCACTCTCATCAACCAGCGCCTCTGGAGATCCCCGTGGGTTACTTAGGCCGTGGCGTTCCTCAGACTCTGACCAGAGACAAACTGGAGCTGTTCGCTGTGCTTTGCATCGAGACGAGTCACTACGTGTCCTTCATCAAACACGGACCAAACAGCCAAGACTGGATCTTCTTTGACAgcatggcagacagacaag GGGAGAGAGACGGCTTCAACATCCCAGAGGTTCACGCCTGCCCCGAGGTCGGCACGTACCTGGAAATGTCTCCCGCTGAGCTGGCCGGTCAGGTGCCCCGTGACATGAAAGGTGTGGCCAAACGTCTCTTTTGTGACGCCTACATGTACCTGTACCAGAGCACCAGCATGTGTCTGTATCGCTGA
- the cyldl gene encoding ubiquitin carboxyl-terminal hydrolase CYLD isoform X2, producing MHLRYFCLNTTEGKDKGKGDNDGRYQFKNFFPCAKDCGTFVPFSRIRPVLPHSASIPKLSPQADSEQLSPGDRVTYFTSDKCRHGMVVDVQEKDGQHIVRISTDTDENGKRGGEIEVPLQLVAKGEVPAEPDRMDVDTSPVEPDTDDLYMDLSVNSVVQVSLGTGNSYGIIRWIGTLPGRQETMAGLELEEENGVSDGTFKKERFFTCPPRRALFVKLGSCSPDSRFQSTSANHSERMLKLEGTERETEHHTGRMENVPPISTEQVNQILIGRMKGIQGHCNSCYMDAALFSLFSCSSVLDSMLFKSTEPQDAPIQKTLLYDIVNPLRSKGFVEGRHIMKLRQQLQKHGYSHSFTTDEKDPEEFLTVIMHHILALDPLLKLSAGGKVQESYCYQIFLDQNHSLVLPTVQQLLEHSFYSAGLKLAEVPSCLILQMPRFGKKFKMFDKIIPSLELDVTDLLSEGPQQCMLCGKLAQEECTDCFKDPLFSQTGFKIFCKTCSSQVHSHPQRHSHQPAPLEIPVGYLGRGVPQTLTRDKLELFAVLCIETSHYVSFIKHGPNSQDWIFFDSMADRQGERDGFNIPEVHACPEVGTYLEMSPAELAGQVPRDMKGVAKRLFCDAYMYLYQSTSMCLYR from the exons ATGCATCTCAGATATTTCTGCCTCAACACTACAGAG GGGAAGGACAAGGGGAAGGGCGATAATGATGGACGCTACCAGTTTAAAAACTTCTTCCCCTGTGCGAAAGATTGTGGCACCTTTGTCCCATTCTCCAGAATCAGACCTGTGCTTCCTCACTCAGCCTCCATCCCCAAGCTCTCCCCACAGGCTGACAGTGAGCAGCTAAGCCCCGGGGATAGAGTCACTTACTTCACCAGCGACAAATGTCGTCATGGGATGGTGGTGGACGTGCAGGAGAAGGACGGACAACATATTGTCAGGATCTCCACA GACACCGATGAGAATggaaaaagagggggagaaatTGAGGTTCCACTTCAGCTGGTTGCCAAAGGGGAGGTGCCTGCAG AACCAGACAGAATGGACGTGGATACCTCGCCGGTGGAACCAGACACTGATGATCTGTACATGGATCTGAGTGTGAACTCTGTGGTACAGGTGTCCTTGGGCACAGGCAATTCATATGGAATCATCCGCTGGATCGGCACTCTCCCTGGTCGTCAGGAAACCATGGCAGGACTAGAGCTG gaggaggagaatggaGTGAGTGACGGCACCTTCAAAAAAGAGCGTTTCTTCACATGCCCCCCCAGGAGAGCTCTGTTTGTGAAGCTCGGCTCCTGCAGCCCAGATTCACGATTTCAGAGCACATCGGCCAATCACAGCGAGAGGATGTTAAAACTGGAAGGCACAG agagagagacggagcacCACACAGGGAGGATGGAGAATGTTCCTCCTATCAGCACGGAGCAGGTTAACCAGATTCTGATTGGACGAATGAAGGGGATCCAAGGCCACTGCAACTCCTGCTACATGGATGCTGCCCTCTTTAG CttgttctcctgctcctctgtgttaGACTCCATGCTGTTTAAATCAACAGAACCTCAAGATGCCCCAATCCAGAAAACCCTGCTCTACGACATTGTCAACCCTCTACGCAG TAAGGGCTTTGTGGAGGGGCGCCACATCATGAAGCTccggcagcagctgcagaaacacgGCTACAGTCACTCCTTCACCACTGATGAGAAGG ATCCAGAGGAGTTCCTCACTGTCATCATGCACCACATTCTTGCACTGGATCCTCTTCTCAAACT CTCAGCGGGGGGGAAAGTGCAGGAGAGTTACTGCTATCAGATCTTCTTGGACCAGAACCACAGCCTGGTGCTGcccacagtgcagcagctgctggaacATTCCTTCTACAGTGCAGGACTCAAGCTGGCAGAG GTGCCCTCCTGCCTCATCCTCCAGATGCCTCGCTTTGGGAAGAAATTCAAGATGTTTGATAAGATCATTCCGTCTCTGGAGCTGGACGTGACTGACCTCCTTTCTGAAG GTCCTCAGCAGTGCATGCTGTGTGGAAAGTTGGCCCAGGAGGAGTGCACCGACTGTTTCAAAGATCCTCTTTTTAGTCAGACGGGGTTCAAAATCTTCTGCAAGACGTGTTCATCTCAG gtgcACTCTCATCCTCAACGTCACTCTCATCAACCAGCGCCTCTGGAGATCCCCGTGGGTTACTTAGGCCGTGGCGTTCCTCAGACTCTGACCAGAGACAAACTGGAGCTGTTCGCTGTGCTTTGCATCGAGACGAGTCACTACGTGTCCTTCATCAAACACGGACCAAACAGCCAAGACTGGATCTTCTTTGACAgcatggcagacagacaag GGGAGAGAGACGGCTTCAACATCCCAGAGGTTCACGCCTGCCCCGAGGTCGGCACGTACCTGGAAATGTCTCCCGCTGAGCTGGCCGGTCAGGTGCCCCGTGACATGAAAGGTGTGGCCAAACGTCTCTTTTGTGACGCCTACATGTACCTGTACCAGAGCACCAGCATGTGTCTGTATCGCTGA